Sequence from the Chrysiogenia bacterium genome:
CGACAAGCTAACCCTCAGCCCGATCCTTGTCGCGGGCCGCGCGCCGCCGGTCCCAGGGGTTATGCGGGCTCAATGCGCCCAGCAGGATGCGCATCATCACGTCCTTGCGGCGGGCGAGGTCCTGCTCGCTGGGGTTGACGCGCACAATAAGCGAGTTGCCGATGGCCTCGAGTGCGGCAACCAGGCCCACGTAGGTGAGCGAATCGAGGCCCACGCTCTGGGCGGTGGTTACTTCGCTCTCGAAGAGGGCCATGACGTTTTCGAGGACGGCCTCGCGCTGGCGCGATGCGAAGGTGCCGGGGTTGCGGGCCTCGGCTTCGAGCACGCGGCCGAAAGCGCCGGTGGAGACGCGCCAGCGCAGGTAGGTCTCCAGGCCGCGTTCGAGTTTCTCGACCGGGTCGGTGGTCTGGGTGACGGAGCCGCGCACCATCTGGACGAGCGAGAACATCGTGCTCTCGGCCAGCGCATTGAAGGCTTCTTCCTTGTTGCGAAAGAACTTGTAGAAGCTCGGGCGCGAGACGTTGGCAGCCTTGAGGATGTCCTCGACGCGGGTGTCGGCGTAGCCCAGCTCGCCGAAGGCGTCGCTGGCCCCGTCGAGAATGCGCATGCGAAGGGTGGAGGAACCGGCCTCGTCGGCGCCCCGGATGCGGCGCGCGCGCACGCGCGGCGTGCGCGCGCGCAGCGGTTTTTCTGGCTTGTCTCGCCGGCTCATGAACGGGTTCCC
This genomic interval carries:
- a CDS encoding TetR/AcrR family transcriptional regulator; amino-acid sequence: MSRRDKPEKPLRARTPRVRARRIRGADEAGSSTLRMRILDGASDAFGELGYADTRVEDILKAANVSRPSFYKFFRNKEEAFNALAESTMFSLVQMVRGSVTQTTDPVEKLERGLETYLRWRVSTGAFGRVLEAEARNPGTFASRQREAVLENVMALFESEVTTAQSVGLDSLTYVGLVAALEAIGNSLIVRVNPSEQDLARRKDVMMRILLGALSPHNPWDRRRAARDKDRAEG